The stretch of DNA aactttattttatttttttatatagaaatagcttataaataaacacttatatggtgttgtataaattaataaataaataagtaaaacacTTTTATGATAAGCCCGGATGCTGTAAGCgcttaattaaattgttattcCAAACAGGGCCTAATAACTAATTGAGTCTGTGACAGTTTGTAACTATATGAAACAACCGAATTTCAGTTACGAGTAAGTTGTAACAAGTTAAGACAATTGAAACCAtgtaataaacataaaaatgttAGTAGCAACAAAAGAACACaataattcaatcaaataaaggaataaataaaaatgtaccCTTTGAGAAGTGGAGGGTGTTGGTGATTTATCAGCAGAATTAAAAGCTCTGTTATCTTCATCAGGTAACGCGGTGGTTACGTTGGATTTAGAATCATTGTTACCACTTTCCCCTTCACCATCAACACCGTCCTTGTTGTTAATTGAAAAACACCTAAACCTGTCGAAATCGACGTGCTTCAACTTCCCTAATTTGGATATGTGTGAATTGATGCGGTGGCACTGAATTTTGTCCCTGAAAGTGAAGATTCTGCGAACTGGGTTGAACCGGAACTCGGAGTTTAGAGGCACCAAACTGCAACTCGTTAGAGTCCCCATTTTTCAGCGGATAACATAAAAGAAGCTAAACGACGTTGCGTTTCAGTGGGATGGGTATGACACCATAACAGCACGCATATGATGAAGCTTGGCTTTTGGAAATGGAAAGGGAAAACTGAGTCCACAACACACTCTCCTCGGCCTATGTTGGGTTGGGATATCTAAGAACGAAATACGACAACACCAAACAGaatggattttaatttttttttcgtttATGTTTTACACATTTCGGATATTTTAAGAATAAACTATTAATTTGGTCGTCAAAACTATTGTTATCTCTCTCTTATCTTCTAAAAGATATTAGATTATTCATTTGGATAAATGTCGATTTTGCTAATATCAATATTATGTTCCAAGTTATAATTTGAGATTTCATAAttgtgtttaattattttaattattttaattattttatttatggacaaaaaaatataataaattagataaataaatgaGTAAAAGATGTCTTACAATTAGCAAAATACATAAGAGTTTAACATTAGAtaataattctaaaaaaaaaaacttaaaataaatgagtttttatggcaaaacaaagcaaagaaaataatacATTCAGTGGTGTCATGATTGACAAGTTACACCGAAAATTGACCATTTGAGAGTTTGAGAAGCTACATAGTCTTATTAAAAAAGCTAAATAGGGGGAGACGGGACAATCTTTGAGGGCATAAATAAAATTACCACATAAGTATCAGCAAAAAAATAACATGGATGAGACAGAGTTTACGAGCAAGTCGAATTCCATATCTCAAAGAGTTTTAGAAGCAAAATGACATGTTCAGAGAGTACTACTAACAACTTTTCAAATTGGCTGGACCTTTCTAATTTGagattttggataaaatatgATTTGTAACTTATACTTCGGGAGAAGGAGAGTTAACATTCTAATAGGCAATGTGATTGAAAAATTAACTATTGTTTTCAAGGCTCCATTTAGGAATATACGAGCTAACACTAGTAAGAGGTTTGACATTGGCAATTTTACCACATATATCTCCAAGAAGATATAGTTTATTGACATTCCAATTACAATCACCTTCAAGAGCATTAAAAATATTAGGGAACTCTAATCGATTTATGAGGAATAGGACTGGTAACTAagtctttaaaattaaaaaatttcacatcAGTGTCATACTAAATTATCAAAGAGATGTTGGGAACAACCTTGGGTTGAACTTTGctaataaatttcaaaacatcTAAGGAAAAATTATTGGAATTCATATAGGACATTACAAGATTCTCATATTTATACTTAGCACGAGCAATTTGCACACACATTTTATCTTTACATGATATTACTTGTCAAACCAACTTTTGGATGTACATTTGATTGATATATTTCAAGGTGTTTTTAATCGGTATAATTTTTTCCAAGAGGAATGGTGACATTTAGGATTCTCTTGGGTGTTTCTCCATATAAAGTTTATACAAATTATCCTCATTTCTTCAATAAACAGAGCTAAGGATGGTCATAACATGGATGATATACATAATAGTCTAACCTCTATGAGTGACATTAGATGATATACTTCTAGCTCCCCTTTTCTCTTAGTTTTAAATTAACGAATTTTTGTCTTTTGTGAAAATCGAATTATGTATATGGAGAATAAGTACCATTGTTCATTCATTATCACTGCCAATTGATTTGAGTTGTAAAAAATGTTGGATAACGAGGATTGAACCAAAAAGGAATCTTAAGTGCAAGAGAAGGATAATTTGGCCGCCAAGTGGAGTGtaccataaaaaatataaaaattgttcaTGTGTATATCTTTTATGGAGAAAAGGAACTATCGGGTATATATCAACAAAAAATCATCATTtagattgtaaaaaaaaattaacaaaatcaaaactaaaaattaaagtatcaaattatatttttttaaaaggttaaatatcacctgtggtcccttaacttaatttcaattaacgttgtagtcctttatcttttttttttttttttttttccgatttagttctttattcctaacaatatcaaataaaatatgaaaatatgagtttatttgaaaatttgcgatacgaatttgatgaaatttgtattatattgaagaatataattaattttatgagttttgtttgaatttttttttgaaattttgtataaaaaaggataacattgttgaaattttaaaacataaaatatcaaattgtcacttaaaactaaaataaaggaccaagtcggagaaaaaaaaaataaatgactaaaacgttatctgaaattaagttaaaggatcacaatgtaatttagcctttttaAAATAACGAGAAGAAGTTTTACCTCATTAATATGGTTaagaaaaaagtataatttagtCAAATTTAACATCCAAATTTATTCCATTTAACATTATTAACATGATTCAAATGTGTGGTAATATTACGTTcacttaataattattaaatacaaagagatattataattaattaattatctattatataacatattattgtatttaataataataataataatatacacaaattatttaatcatatatttaaattgtattaattatttattttgatgttacaatatgatgtaaatttttttttttttttttttttttttttccgatttagttctttattcctaacaatatcaaataaaatatgaaaatatgagtttatttgaaaatttgcgatacgaatttgatgaaatttgtattatattgaagaatataattaattttatgagttttgtttgaatttttttttgaaattttgtataaaaaaggataacattgttgaaattttaaaacataaaatatcaaattgtcacttaaaactaaaataaaggaccaagtcggagaaaaaaaaaataaatgactaaaacgttatctgaaattaagttaaaggatcacaatgtaatttagcctttttaAAATAACGAGAAGAAGTTTTACCTCATTAATATGGTTaagaaaaaagtataatttagtCAAATTTAACATCCAAATTTATTCCATTTAACATTATTAACATGATTCAAATGTGTGGTAATATTACGTTcacttaataattattaaatacaaagagatattataattaattaattatctattatataacatattattgtatttaataataataataataatatacacaaattatttaatcatatatttaaattgtattaattatttattttgatgttaCAATATGATGTAAATTTATGTGTGAAAATCACACCATTCTTAAGTCAATAGTTTTGGCAACTGTCAATTATTACCAGAAAgatgtttgtaaaaaaataaaccaaTAATATGCAATAACATTCAattcttataaattataactacTCATCCTCTATtacataattattaattgattaaaattcctatttttatatgtttttcttACTAAATAACactacttttttttatcaaaaaatataataaattttaccaaattcctatttatatatatattttttattaaataacactactttttttaattaaaaaatataataaattttaccaAATTCAAATTCGTAACAATTCAATACAACgatattaatatttgaaaattgaaaattgaaaattgaattaGAAGTTACTAATAACACTGCtccctttcttttcttttctttgttgtGACAAaccaattattaattatttattgggGTTACATTATACTATACGACTGCCTACACGCAATCGCATTAACTCATAATTAATAGATAAATGAATAGCCCGCGTAAGAAAAggcaaattaaaataaaaagttgccTTAAAGAAACGCGACGCTGCGGAAAATGCAGTAATGTGAtgtatttaagaaaaaatcaaaatccaaaGGAATTGAAAAAGAGCGCGGCGTTTGGTCATGGGCTGCTTCTACTTCTCCTCCCCCACGCTGCTTATTTTTCCTTTCTGCTTCTTCGTAATCTTCGCTGCTTCACTTGCCAATGACCATACTACCCCTCCCACGCTCAAAGGTTAGAAccctcttcctcttcctcttctCCTTCTCACTCCATCTTCTCTATGCATATCTAGTTAGTTGTTACTTTCCGTCTTTGTAGGAGGATTTCCTCATTGCCGCTTATCAACTACTCCTAGGGTTTCAAATTCTACTTCTAACATTGGATTTCTCCATCGCCCACTGATATTGTCTTCATCGCACCCACCCTGTGCTTCCCAACCAACATTCCAGAACGTTACCACtgcaatttattttcatttatttttcccTTTGGAGTTTAGGTTATTTTTCATAGTGTATGTTTCAATGAACTATGAATTTGGCAAAATCAGGGTGCCACTTTGATTTTATTGAAGCTCCAAAGTGTAGCTTCGGCCATAATTGCTGTAGCTCACCGTGATTCTGGCAATGTAAATGTGGATCCAAAGTGTATTTAATGTGGTTCTATTGGGTTTGGTGTATGGTTAATGATGCAAAAAACTTTGTTGGTTCTGTTCTTGTTTCCTAGTGAATAATTGGTGTCACTAATGTGcttagttttttatttactttgttTTTGCAAGTTCTGTTCTTTCCCGTTGCATTTGAAAATGATTTCAGCATATTATAACTGCAGGTATTGATATTGAGAGGCCAGTTTTGGATGTATCGCCTTCTATGCTTTCGGAGCATTCTACTACTCACGGTGCTAAAAACATTTTGCAATGTGAGCGTATTCAAGTTTCTGGTATCTCAAGATTGAAACTCGGGAGCTATGCTAATTCATTCCATATTACATTGGCTCCCTCCGTTGCTATACCAGAGAGATTACATAACAAAATTCTGGTTTGTTTCCATAGGTAAGTACATAACATGGACGCATTGTACTCAACATAAGATTCCTTATGTATTTTCCGAATTCTAGTGAATTCTGTCAAGATTTCCATTTCTTATTTACAAAGTATTTGCAGGAATAATACTCTTGGATGGTGTCAGTGTGAAAAGGATGATTGGAGGGGTGTGCAAAAGGGGATATGGAGTGCAGTTATGTCACCTTATGAAACTAGATATGTTGATGTCAAGATTGATGGTGAAATATCGGGTTCAGTTACAGTTGCACTTGAACAAGGTTTGTTTCTTCCATGGCACAAAGGGGGAAAGATTAttctatttttctctcttatgatttttttaaaacttccAGTGCTAATTTATGTATGTTCTACAAAACATTTGCAGATTTTCAGCAATGGCGCCTCATTTGTCTTCCCATTGGATTGACACTGCTGCTGTTGGCTCCAATTATTAGCAGCTGGGTTCCTTTTTATTATAGCAGTTCAATGGTTATAGGTGTCTTTCTCGTCATTATAATACTTCTTTTTCAGGTATATAAATTACTTTCATATTACACATGGATTTCAACTTTTCTTCATTGCCTCCAAGTTTTCTAACCAATTTTTCTGACTGTGATGTAGGGCATGAAATTATTGCCAACtggaagaaaaaatatattttaccttACCATATATGGATCAGTGGTGAGTTTGATTCAGTTTTGGCTGATGTTCAATTGCGCTTTTCATACATTCTTAATATTACTTGTGTTCTGTTTCAGCTTGGAGCTGGTTCATTCCTTTTGCACCAATTCTCTATGATCGTAAATTCAATTCTTCAGAGTTTTGGGATGAGTGAAGAGATGCACAACCCAGTAAGTATACCtgtttatttatcttttagatagcttgtgcatatttttatttttatgctgTGTCTACATGTGTACTACTGCCCCAGTGTTTGCTCCGATGATGATTGCTGGCCATATTTGTTTGTCAGACATGCATTGTCATCTGTCTTCCATCCTATATTGGCTTGTCAATCAGACATTAATTCTGTTTCATGAAATACTTTACCTATGATTTACAGGTTGCTCTTTTTGTACTACTGGGTATCATATTGGCTGGAGCTGCTTTAGGCTACTGGATTGTCAGGAAATTTGTTATTTCAAAAGAAGATGGTAGTGTGGATGCTGGGGTCGCTCAGTTTGTGAAATGGGCAATGCGCATTATTGGAACTACCTTTATTTTGCAGGTTTGCATTAATAAATGGAATGCTATGCACTTTTCCTGCTATCTATACTTCCACAGATAAAATGTGAAAGATAGTTTGCCTTaacaaataatgaaataaaataaaataaaataaaacggTGAAGTGGTTTGTTTCATTGATTTGAAATTTCATAGAATTGACTGTAGATCATAATAGAATAATGAAACAAGTATTTTGAACaacagataaaataaaaatgttaatagtaaaaatagttatctttctttttgaaaaatgtcTGCATTAATGGAAGTTTAAAAGTGGATTATATTAGGAACTATTTCCTAAGCGGCATAGCTTggcaatattttttatgaagttGTATGATACTGTGACGTGGTACAAATCCTTTTGTGTATTTAGTTGATTTTATTGCAAAGTTGTTGTTTGAATCCAGGCTTGAGTTGGTGATGAGATGAGCCCATCTATCTATATTGGAGTTTAACTTTTGTTAATGAAAGTCCTTCTTCGTGTCTGACAATTTTGATCTattatatactattattttaagaattctgttaatttccttatttattaTGATGTTTTGTTTCTCTATCAGAGCACTCTTGATACTCCTCTTGCATTCGGAGCCTTGGTCTCTTGTGGAGCTGTATGCAAACTTATTTCTTCAATAAAATTGCTTCATGGATGGTTAGTATGACTTATCTTTTTagctttattttatatatgttcaTGTTAAATCGTTTGTACTAGAGACAtgttttattcaatttattctGCCAGCAAACCTGAATGTTTCTTAATACTTCACTTTAAGTAACAAATTGTTCTCCATTTGCATAGTCATTTTGGGTTTTCCAATGAAGCAGTAGATGACATGGTTTTCATGGCGCTAACAACTTAAAACTAAATGTttttatgaattgatttattaaaGCACTGGATTTTATTGTAGGAAACGGTAACggttaatataatttaacattatAATGAAAGTTatcattatatataatataggaACTAAGAGAGTGTGATTCACCCATATGCTGGTTTTTTACTGTTTATATGTTTGTCATGAGAGTCTGAAACTTTACctgtattatatattttttcttttgtcgtTATCCATCAAAGATGATGCAATCAAGTTGGTCACTTGAAAATATGTTATTGTAATTTATGCAGGTATGAAACTTCAGGGAATGATAATTATTCACTAGAATGGAGGAGAGGAACTCGTGGCCGTGCTGAATTTCTTAGCAAGTCAACTCCTAAAGGAAAAATGTGGAATAACCCTAAAGGTAGCTCTAAAGGAAAACTGTGGAGCAGCCCTAAAAGGACATCATGGTCTGACTCTCCTGTGAGAGGTATGTCATTTCAATCTTTTTGACACGTGATAAAGTAACATGTTATTGGCCAAGcaaaatttcatctttttaGTGAATGGAACAACATCTGCacaaataaatagataatatatATTGAACTTTTTATTAGAGGTATGTTTGGTATCACGGTGTATTTACCAAAATCACGGTGAGCCACTATGATTTTGCAAAAGCACAAGGTGTAACTTTTGCAAAATCACGTTTTGTAAAATCACGGTAAGAGGACTATATTCATATATTGaacttttctaaattttttgcaAAAGGACAATTTTTTTTGCCTGAACTTGAAGTGAACACAAATTTAGGGACACCACTTTTTCTTCCTGAAGATTATGCTTACTAAATGTAAACCagaatctttttttatattttcaaatgaacTGGTGAACTTCAAATATCAGAGGTTTTTTCCATATCAGTACTTTTTGCGCTGAATTCTGATCCACTACAAAGCATTTTGATATCTATAAGTCAGCATCAATAATTGCAAATCTTCCATTCTGACGGAAGTATCTATAATTAATGTTGAAATTTAGACAACacaaattaagtttatttaatattttaaattttgttgattGTAATGGTGCTATGATATTATTCGTGATTCTTCTGgattttgtttccaaatttcgagattttcttaaatttctaGGACTTCGctgcttttgatttttttataataacctCTGGTCTGGCTTGTTTTGAGTCATGCTGAATTTTTTGCAGTTTTAGTTGTTTTCATTTCTGTTACTTGAAATATTGGTTTCATTAAGAGATTTATGTTTATGCTATTATTAAGTGGAAGTTTCTGAAGCGTTATTTTACTTGCATTAAAAATGCTTTTGAATATGCTGtctaattcattcattttgtctGTTTTAGGTGTTGTATCACCATCTTCTGGTTTTTTATCACCACAAGCTTCTGGGACTCAATTAGGGATGAATTATTATTCAACCTTCCACAAGACCAACGACAGAAAGAAGTTCACTAAGGAAGAATGGGACGATTTCACTAGAGACTCCACCAAGCAAGCTTTAGCTGAATGGGCAGCATCTCCAGAATTCACTGATTGGATCATTGAGCACGCAGATCGGATAAAACTGCTTCCAAGTGAGACCTCGGAAGAGACAATGGGGAGTGAATCGGATTCCACGGAGGCAGGAAGTGGAAATGGATTTAGGCTTTTTAGTTGGCTGTGAGCTGAGTAATAAATAAGAATGTACTAACCAGCAGAAATTGTTTTTTCAGAGTTAGAGAACAGTAACAAGAGTGTAATTTAGGTAGGTATTTAAGTTGGCTTATTCTAACCAGCATGTAGATAGTTTTAATAGTTTTCCTGAATTTGCCAAATTGCACAAGCCCGCGCAATCTTGTCGTTTGTTTGATCCTTTTTGTTACTTCTCTTGTACTACACGAGCTGCATGAGGATAAGAAAGCTCCttctcaatttaattaattttaacaaatttaaatttacaataaaaagtGACCACAATAATCAAGTAAACAATAATTTTGATATGCAAAATTGTATAGGTCAAGACAATTTAGTTTTCCAAATTATTAAATAGAAATTAGTtgtcaattattattaattaaagtgataTTAATGACTATTTAGAAACTTACACTAGTGGCtattttaatattgttgttAAGGAAATTTGAACATTTTCCCTCAATTTAATCtctgtattttaattttaccaCATGAGCTAACATCTCATTGAGAGACCCCCAATTACTTTATGGTGGATGTTCATATGTCTTCGGCTTTTGCTTCTTTACTCTTAAATACACTATCGGAAGTTATGTATCGGTAATATATTTTACACTACGAATTAGTTTACATGAGGTATATATTTACCTTAGTTTATGTAACTCGTAAatgaatcatatatttttaCACCAAATGAATCAATGAATCAATAATTTGTCGTAATACTGTTAATCAAAAAGACGTCTAGATAAATTTATCAGTTAACCAATTCAAGTCAATATGGATCATAACATAGACTCACAAATGTTAATTGAATACCACAAATTTGACCCCATACATAGATATGGCTTAACAAgagtgagaaaaataaatataaaacataaaattgtaTCGTTATATAGTGTCAGACAAAAGGAGTACTAAGaacactttttttaatattcacttttttattgattgaaattCATACGTGTCCTACCACTTTATTTGGGATCGATTTCTAAAGTGTGAAATCTGCAATGATTTTAGCCAATAAGAAGGTgaatgttaaaaataaagtgTTCATAACACTTCTCGTCAAACAATACTTGTGTTGTCCAAAAGTTtttcctcatttttttttttatgagtaagAAATATAAAAGGTAAAAGCAAGCAAATTAACTCCTAAGGAGTACATGTCCAATACCATCTTGGAGAACAAGATGATTAAGTGTAGGTGGATACACATTTAAAGTAACTAAGGAAGATTTATGGGAAACTCCGTTATTAGCAAGTCAATTCATACACATGTTGTCTTCCCGCAAGGTGTGGACAAAATAGAGGTTTCATTGGAAGTCTTTGTACTTATTTATAACACCAATCGTGGGAGCACATGGGTGAGATGAAGAAACCCTATTCTTTGCCATATCAACGACCATAAGAGAGTTTGattcacaaataaaaaatttatgccCAACATTCCAAGCCAAATCTAATCTCAAAGCATAGTCATTAACTCATCATTCATAATAGTGTCAATGCCACAAAATATGAAGTAACCTGATATTCATTCACCACTAGAGTTTATGTTAAACCCCCAAAGTTGGAACACCTTGGATTTCAAGGTGAACTTCCATCAATATCAAGCTTAATGCAGTTCTCAGAATGAGGCAACTAAGAGACAAGAGACGTGACAATTGTTACAAGAAGTGCTAGATGTTCCAAAAACCTAAGTAGATGCAACATGAAGAGTTTTAATTTGATTGATGGTAAGTCAGTGTGCCCATTTTTTCAgtagaaaaaatatatcatgATTCTTGGCTTTCCAAAT from Cicer arietinum cultivar CDC Frontier isolate Library 1 chromosome 3, Cicar.CDCFrontier_v2.0, whole genome shotgun sequence encodes:
- the LOC101495418 gene encoding uncharacterized protein produces the protein MGCFYFSSPTLLIFPFCFFVIFAASLANDHTTPPTLKGIDIERPVLDVSPSMLSEHSTTHGAKNILQCERIQVSGISRLKLGSYANSFHITLAPSVAIPERLHNKILVCFHRNNTLGWCQCEKDDWRGVQKGIWSAVMSPYETRYVDVKIDGEISGSVTVALEQDFQQWRLICLPIGLTLLLLAPIISSWVPFYYSSSMVIGVFLVIIILLFQGMKLLPTGRKNIFYLTIYGSVLGAGSFLLHQFSMIVNSILQSFGMSEEMHNPVALFVLLGIILAGAALGYWIVRKFVISKEDGSVDAGVAQFVKWAMRIIGTTFILQSTLDTPLAFGALVSCGAVCKLISSIKLLHGWYETSGNDNYSLEWRRGTRGRAEFLSKSTPKGKMWNNPKGSSKGKLWSSPKRTSWSDSPVRGVVSPSSGFLSPQASGTQLGMNYYSTFHKTNDRKKFTKEEWDDFTRDSTKQALAEWAASPEFTDWIIEHADRIKLLPSETSEETMGSESDSTEAGSGNGFRLFSWL